A single window of Thalassomonas viridans DNA harbors:
- a CDS encoding UPF0149 family protein, which yields MADETRLDFASVQAVITASGVNAHGAELHGVLTGLICAGFSFDDHDYMAMINDLFNNGEGLPKELKDVVKQMFGEVWQDLLDESYRFQLLLPDDDESIVERGHALGVWVQGFNLGFGLQQKNNPVLSDDVKEVLTDFAEIANLSDDVEEDEETEQAYYEISEYARMSALLCFSELGTPPNEPEDPQQPKTLH from the coding sequence ATGGCTGACGAAACAAGATTAGACTTTGCCTCGGTGCAGGCAGTCATCACAGCTTCAGGTGTTAATGCCCACGGTGCGGAGTTGCACGGGGTATTAACGGGTTTGATTTGTGCAGGTTTTTCTTTTGATGATCATGATTATATGGCGATGATCAATGACCTGTTCAATAACGGTGAAGGTTTGCCGAAAGAGCTTAAAGATGTAGTAAAACAAATGTTTGGCGAGGTATGGCAGGATCTGCTTGATGAGTCGTACCGTTTTCAGCTGTTATTGCCGGATGATGACGAAAGTATTGTCGAACGCGGCCACGCCCTGGGTGTCTGGGTGCAGGGCTTTAATTTGGGCTTCGGGCTGCAACAGAAAAACAACCCGGTGTTATCCGACGATGTTAAAGAAGTGCTGACCGATTTTGCCGAGATCGCCAACCTGTCGGACGACGTTGAAGAAGACGAAGAAACCGAACAGGCCTATTATGAAATCTCTGAGTATGCCCGGATGTCGGCCCTGTTATGTTTCAGTGAATTAGGCACGCCGCCTAATGAGCCGGAAGATCCCCAGCAACCTAAGACCCTACATTAA
- the pepP gene encoding Xaa-Pro aminopeptidase: protein MMKHTLLPVSEFTGRRQQFFQQMPENSVALFAAAKEVTRSNDTEYPFCQDKNFYYLTGFNEPDALLVLIKQKDQDELVCQSVLFCREKNPMQEIWHGRRVGPELASGEYGFDASFACEEIDELVPKYLEGKSQLMFCQGADEAFDRRVLNWNSQVKATVRQGGKAPAVLVDCSSIIEEMRLIKSPAELDIMRKVNRISGQAHQRAMEKTAPGKFEYQIEAELLHEFARHGARHAAYGSIVAGGDNANILHYTDNCDALNDNELLLIDAGGELAGYAADITRTFPVNGKFTKEQKAVYQLVLEAQELAIQAIAPGKTLAYLNEITCEHLTRGLHGLGILTGDLDELITARACKKFFIHGLGHWLGLDVHDVGDYQVDKKRQQLRSFEPGMVMTIEPGLYIPLHDVNEDVAAPVDEKWRGIGVRIEDNILVTENGYENLTVNAPKTIEEIETLMAKAANAHATAAGQ from the coding sequence ATGATGAAACACACCTTACTCCCTGTCAGTGAATTTACCGGCCGGCGTCAGCAGTTTTTTCAGCAGATGCCGGAAAATAGCGTTGCGCTTTTTGCCGCCGCCAAAGAAGTTACCCGCAGCAACGATACCGAATATCCGTTTTGCCAGGACAAAAACTTTTACTACCTGACCGGTTTTAACGAGCCGGATGCCCTGCTGGTGCTGATTAAGCAAAAAGACCAGGATGAGCTTGTCTGCCAGTCGGTGTTGTTTTGCCGGGAAAAAAATCCGATGCAGGAAATCTGGCACGGCCGCCGGGTCGGGCCCGAGCTGGCATCGGGGGAGTATGGTTTTGACGCCAGTTTTGCCTGTGAAGAAATAGACGAGCTGGTGCCTAAGTATTTGGAAGGTAAAAGCCAGCTGATGTTTTGCCAGGGAGCGGATGAAGCGTTTGACCGCCGTGTACTAAACTGGAACAGCCAGGTCAAGGCAACGGTCAGGCAGGGGGGCAAGGCGCCTGCCGTGCTGGTTGATTGCAGCAGCATTATCGAAGAAATGCGCTTAATCAAGTCCCCGGCCGAGCTTGATATTATGCGTAAGGTAAACCGCATCAGCGGCCAGGCGCACCAGAGGGCGATGGAAAAAACCGCTCCGGGTAAGTTCGAATACCAGATAGAAGCGGAACTTTTGCATGAATTTGCCCGCCACGGCGCCCGCCATGCCGCCTACGGCTCTATTGTTGCCGGTGGCGATAATGCCAATATTTTGCACTACACCGACAACTGCGATGCCCTGAACGACAATGAATTGCTGCTGATAGATGCCGGCGGTGAGCTGGCAGGTTATGCCGCCGATATCACCCGCACCTTCCCGGTAAACGGCAAGTTCACCAAAGAGCAAAAGGCCGTTTACCAGCTGGTGCTGGAGGCCCAGGAGCTGGCGATTCAGGCCATTGCCCCGGGTAAAACCCTGGCTTACCTGAACGAAATCACCTGTGAACACCTCACCCGGGGGTTACACGGCTTAGGTATTTTAACCGGCGATTTAGATGAACTGATTACCGCCCGCGCCTGTAAAAAATTCTTTATCCATGGCCTGGGACACTGGCTGGGGCTGGATGTACATGATGTCGGCGATTACCAGGTAGACAAGAAACGCCAGCAACTGCGTTCCTTTGAGCCCGGCATGGTGATGACCATAGAGCCGGGGCTGTATATTCCCCTGCACGATGTTAATGAAGACGTCGCCGCTCCGGTGGACGAAAAATGGCGCGGCATAGGGGTGCGTATCGAAGACAATATCCTGGTAACTGAAAACGGTTACGAGAACCTGACGGTGAATGCCCCGAAAACTATCGAAGAGATAGAAACCCTGATGGCGAAGGCGGCAAACGCCCATGCGACAGCCGCCGGCCAATAA